GAGCTTGCCGAGGAGCAACTCCATTGCTTCGGTCGGCGACAATTGGTTCAGCACTTTGCGCAGCACCCACATGCGATTCAGCTCGTCCTTACTCAGCAGCAGCT
The sequence above is a segment of the Acidobacteriota bacterium genome. Coding sequences within it:
- the rho gene encoding transcription termination factor Rho (An RNA-DNA helicase that actively releases nascent mRNAs from paused transcription complexes); the encoded protein is LLLSKDELNRMWVLRKVLNQLSPTEAMELLLGKLGKTATNADFLASMSGG